In Lasioglossum baleicum unplaced genomic scaffold, iyLasBale1 scaffold0091, whole genome shotgun sequence, a single window of DNA contains:
- the LOC143219898 gene encoding uncharacterized protein LOC143219898, whose amino-acid sequence MAGVEAIESQLQTKRAIERSLLNLRKLGKEKWTKATLRTRIAHLQDHWQKFNTGNDRVCSIIPPADQTKIPYFSENQFEETEETYLETLAFMTSQLDDLTSVPVSHPSNPCDGQVLPPVPADQLPRLNLPEFDGRYATWESFRDRFTALIIKNPSLHDVSRLHYLTSSITGRALECIENIPITEDNFTVAWTALMKRYQNPRRLINAHLQSLFDLPALSHESAADLQRLRDRVCVITASLKNLGRKPEDLWNDILVHLVSQKLDTSSRKAWKLKISDDVAPPPFELLSNFVDSRVRGLEEFSESESVTAAVCPVATMQPAAGPSRVHAVTTYQTSTKTFPPCPVCRASHNLSACPQFTSRNPHGRRELISKLNRCFNCLSNAHTTLDCSSKYSCRVCHRRHHSLLHEDVAPPPSGNSAPVSASSEVSAHLASTREEPSSAVLLATALVKLSVSSGRCVTVRALIDQGSETSFVTEAMVHILRAKRTRVNTSISAVGGVHAGSVRHAVHLQVAHRSRATPAMSTVALVLPALSTYAPKRIRDSRVLAHLADLEWADPDPSNRSAIHLILGADVYPSIVLDGVRKCRSGSPVAQETIFGWVISGPTACQSGESDTVHAARSDFREFSRISMHHCTQDDPLAHDLKRFWELEEVPRRSFLTPDEEQCESHFRANTTRTADGQYVVRLPFRAGPPINIGQSRPLADQIHRSLQRKFRLNSSLASEYRAFLHEYEELGHMRRALSSSTSPTQAVYMPHHPVFREGSATTHLRVVFNASSVTSNGTSLNDHLLSGPKLQSDLPSVLLRWRKFRYVYTADIAKMYRQILVNDRDLDYQRIIWQNSPGDEPAPFQLLTVTYGMTCAPFLALRVLQQLLEDEGSRFPLARPILRSNIYVDDVLFGGDDIPSLRRSRDQLNGLLHCGHFKLRKWASNHSELLTDMDPSDHGLACSKFLTPDDEVKILGVSWNPSRDAFQFQVSLSNTLPSTKRTILSTIAKLYDPLGWVTPAIISAKVIIQDLWRLRIAWDDPISGPALDRWTAIYTRLLSLAEVQIPRWTGHSHSNGHLELHGFADASNIAYAAVIYARCISPTGQITVSLLAGKSKVAPLTPVTIPRLELQGAELLSRLMAFVLSAFENATVKCFCWTDSTVVLAWLRSHPSKWKPYVANRVANIQTRLPNASWQHVPTAENPADCASRGLLSDDLLRHELWWHGPEWLGLDASAWPAQAPLPEGYDLPEVKLSFHSAATPSIEWDLASRFSKWPKLLRVTAYIIRFSRLCRRNISDTPSRPSGQALSTSDVSLARIFWIKHLQSAEFPEELHALQQAQSLSPKSPLLSLNPFLDADGILRVGGRLRHAALPHRVRHPILLAPHPIVRLLVEQVHTQTLHGGVQLTLHTLRQNYWLLRARSMVKSIIHSCVTCVRERAAVPEQIMGNLPDARVSPPARCFAHCGVDYAGPFHIRASAGRGITSRKAYIALFICMATRAIHLELAVDYSTPAFLNAYLRFCSRRGLPEAVYSDNGTNFVGGCRELSAAYRAAIRNPNFLNKTASDGTTWHFIPPSAPHFGGLWEAGVKSVKHHLRRVLGDRMLTFEEFTTLLCAIEACLNSRPLAPISDTLDEYETLTPGHFLVGSSLTVPPQPSYLDLCENRLSRWQLVRHAAERFWRLWQDDYINTLQQRSKWRKPYPPISTGQLVLIRNPTLPPCKWELGRVTQLHSGDDGHTRVVTVKTATATFKRPLVKLCLLPVQRAASAT is encoded by the coding sequence ATGGCGGGGGTAGAGGCAATCGAAAGCCAACTCCAAACGAAGCGAGCCATCGAACGCAGTCTTCTCAATCTGAggaagctggggaaggagaaatGGACCAAGGCCACACTGCGTACGAGAATCGCCCACCTGCAGGACCACTGGCAGAAATTCAACACCGGAAACGACCGAGTCTGCTCCATCATCCCTCCCGCGGACCAGACCAAGATCCCGTACTTCTCCGAGaatcagttcgaggaaacggaggAAACATACTTGGAGACCCTGGCGTTCATGACGTCTCAGCTCGACGATTTGACCAGCGTCCCCGTAAGTCACCCTTCAAATCCTTGCGACGGGCAAGTGCTTCCGCCTGTACCAGCCGATCAGCTTCCGCGTTTAAACTTGCCAGAATTCGATGGCCGATACGCGACGTGGGAATCGTTTCGCGACCGTTTCACCGCCCTCATTATAAAAAACCCATCGCTCCACGACGTATCGCGCCTCCATTATCTGACGTCGTCCATCACGGGTCGCGCTCTCGAATGTATCGAAAATATTCCCATTACCGAGGATAATTTCACAGTTGCCTGGACTGCTCTTATGAAGCGTTATCAAAATCCGCGACGTCTCATCAACGCACACCTTCAATCATTGTTCGACCTGCCCGCGCTTTCTCACGAGTCGGCGGCCGACTTACAAAGACTTCGCGATCGCGTCTGCGTCATCACCGCGTCGCTGAAAAATCTAGGAAGGAAACCGGAAGATCTCTGGAACGATATACTGGTCCATCTGGTATCCCAGAAGCTGGACACGTCGTCGCGAAAAGCCTGGAAACTAAAAATCAGCGACGACGTTGCACCGCCGCCCTTCGAGCTGCTGTCGAATTTTGTTGATTCTCGCGTTCGTGGGCTCGAAGAATTTTCCGAAAGCGAGTCCGTTACCGCCGCTGTGTGCCCCGTCGCGACGATGCAACCAGCCGCCGGTCCTTCCCGCGTGCATGCCGTCACAACATATCAGACGTCGACGAAAACGTTTCCGCCATGCCCAGTGTGTCGAGCATCTCATAATTTAAGCGCATGCCCGCAGTTTACATCGCGGAACCCGCACGGTCGGCGCGAACTTATCAGTAAACTCAATCGTTGTTTCAACTGTCTGAGCAACGCGCATACCACTTTGGACTGTTCAAGCAAATATTCGTGTCGCGTATGTCACCGACGACACCATTCTCTCCTACACGAAGACGTAGCACCGCCACCATCCGGAAACTCAGCGCCCGTGTCAGCCAGTTCCGAGGTGAGCGCTCACCTCGCGTCTACCCGCGAAGAGCCGAGCTCCGCGGTCCTATTAGCCACGGCCCTTGTAAAATTAAGCGTCTCCTCCGGTCGTTGCGTGACCGTCCGAGCCCTGATCGACCAAGGCTCCGAAACAAGTTTCGTCACCGAAGCGATGGTGCATATTCTGCGAGCAAAGCGCACCCGCGTCAATACTTCGATTTCAGCAGTCGGCGGCGTCCACGCCGGGAGCGTGCGTCACGCTGTGCACCTCCAGGTAGCCCACCGCTCGCGCGCGACTCCCGCGATGTCAACCGTCGCCCTCGTGCTCCCTGCGCTTTCAACGTACGCGCCGAAACGCATCCGTGACTCGCGAGTTCTAGCGCACCTTGCGGATTTGGAATGGGCCGACCCCGATCCGTCAAACCGATCCGCAATTCACCTGATTCTTGGCGCGGACGTTTACCCCAGCATCGTTCTCGATGGGGTGCGGAAATGTCGCAGCGGATCGCCAGTAGCGCAGGAAACCATCTTCGGGTGGGTCATTTCCGGACCCACAGCATGTCAGTCCGGCGAATCGGATACAGTCCATGCTGCCCGTAGCGACTTCCGCGAGTTCTCAAGAATATCTATGCACCATTGCACTCAAGACGACCCTCTCGCTCACGACCTCAAACGATTTTGGGAACTCGAAGAGGTTCCCCGTCGCTCCTTTCTCACCCCGGACGAGGAACAGTGCGAGTCGCACTTCCGCGCAAACACCACTCGTACCGCCGACGGTCAGTACGTGGTCCGTCTTCCGTTCCGTGCCGGCCCCCCAATAAACATCGGGCAGTCGCGCCCGTTAGCGGACCAAATTCATCGCTCGCTGCAGCGAAAGTTCCGCCTGAACTCTTCGCTCGCTTCGGAATATCGAGCGTTCCTCCACGAGTACGAAGAGCTCGGCCACATGCGACGCGCGCTCTCCTCCTCTACATCTCCGACGCAAGCGGTGTACATGCCCCATCACCCCGTGTTCCGAGAAGGCAGCGCGACGacacatctccgcgtcgtaTTCAACGCGTCCAGCGTCACCTCAAACGGAACCTCTCTTAATGACCATCTACTCTCCGGTCCCAAGCTGCAGTCCGATCTGCCCTCCGTTCTGCTTCGATGGCGGAAATTTCGATACGTGTATACCGCCGATATCGCGAAAATGTATCGCCAGATCCTCGTCAATGACCGCGACCTCGACTATCAGAGGATCATTTGGCAAAATTCACCCGGCGACGAGCCCGCTCCCTTTCAGCTCCTGACTGTCACTTACGGAATGACCTGCGCCCCGTTCCTAGCCCTTCGAGTACTGCAGCAACTTCTCGAGGACGAAGGCTCTCGCTTTCCCCTCGCGCGTCCCATCCTACGGTCGAACATTTACGTAGATGACGTGCTATTCGGCGGCGATGACATCCCTTCTCTACGCCGGTCCCGCGATCAACTAAACGGCCTGCTGCACTGCGGGCATTTCAAACTCCGGAAATGGGCTAGCAACCATTCCGAACTTCTCACCGACATGGATCCGTCGGATCACGGCCTAGCGTGCTCAAAATTCCTCACGCCCGATGATGAGGTTAAAATCCTCGGAGTCAGTTGGAATCCGTCTCGCGACGCCTTCCAATTTCAAGTCTCGCTTTCCAACACGCTTCCCTCAACGAAACGGACAATTTTATCGACAATTGCCAAATTGTACGATCCGTTGGGGTGGGTCACCCCTGCCATTATCTCCGCCAAGGTTATCATTCAGGACCTGTGGCGCCTCCGAATCGCATGGGACGATCCGATCTCCGGCCCTGCACTCGATCGCTGGACCGCGATTTACACTCGCCTTCTGTCACTAGCAGAGGTTCAAATTCCACGGTGGACCGGCCACTCTCACTCTAACGGTCACCTCGAGCTTCACGGCTTCGCGGACGCTTCCAACATTGCATACGCCGCTGTCATCTATGCTCGCTGCATTTCTCCGACAGGTCAGATCACCGTGTCACTGCTAGCAGGCAAATCCAAGGTCGCGCCCCTCACACCTGTGACAATCCCGCGGCTTGAGCTACAGGGCGCCGAGCTTCTGTCCCGTCTCATGGCGTTCGTTCTGTCCGCTTTCGAAAACGCCACCGTTAAGTGTTTCTGTTGGACCGACTCGACTGTCGTCCTAGCATGGCTCAGATCGCACCCGTCCAAGTGGAAACCGTATGTTGCCAACCGCGTCGCGAACATTCAGACTCGACTTCCGAATGCAAGTTGGCAGCATGTGCCTACTGCAGAAAACCCCGCCGATTGCGCTTCCCGCGGGCTCCTCAGCGACGATCTCCTTCGACATGAATTGTGGTGGCACGGTCCCGAGTGGCTCGGACTCGATGCTTCCGCGTGGCCGGCTCAGGCGCCCCTTCCGGAAGGCTACGACCTGCCGGAAGTCAAACTGTCGTTCCACAGCGCGGCCACCCCTTCAATCGAGTGGGATTTGGCCTCCCGATTTtcaaaatggcccaaactcctACGAGTCACGGCCTATATTATAAGATTCAGCCGTCTCTGCCGCCGCAACATCTCCGACACTCCTAGTCGACCTTCCGGACAGGCTCTCTCGACCTCAGACGTCTCTCTAGCTCGAATCTTTTGGATTAAGCACCTTCAATCCGCGGAATTCCCCGAAGAACTCCACGCGCTCCAGCAAGCCCAAAGTCTGTCGCCAAAGAGCCCGCTACTCTCGCTCAATCCGTTCCTCGATGCTGACGGCATTCTTCGCGTCGGAGGCCGATTGCGTCACGCCGCTCTCCCACACAGAGTGAGGCATCCAATTCTGCTTGCACCTCATCCCATCGTGCGCCTCCTCGTCGAGCAGGTCCACACTCAAACGTTGCACGGCGGCGTGCAACTAACCCTACACACCCTCCGCCAGAACTATTGGCTCCTCCGCGCCCGAAGCATGGTGAAGTCCATTATACACTCGTGCGTTACATGCGTTCGAGAAAGAGCTGCGGTCCCCGAGCAAATCATGGGAAATTTACCCGACGCCCGCGTATCCCCGCCAGCCCGCTGTTTTGCGCACTGCGGGGTGGATTACGCCGGACCCTTCCACATTCGTGCCTCGGCCGGTCGCGGTATCACCTCGCGAAAAGCCTACATCGCCCTTTTCATTTGCATGGCCACGAGGGCGATTCATCTGGAACTAGCCGTCGATTACTCCACTCCGGCATTCCTAAACGCATACCTTCGGTTCTGCTCTCGACGGGGTCTACCGGAGGCCGTCTATTCAGACAACGGCACTAATTTCGTAGGCGGCTGCCGAGAACTCTCAGCAGCCTATCGCGCCGCCATAAGAAacccaaattttttaaataaaacagcGTCCGATGGCACGACGTGGCATTTCATCCCCCCTTCGGCGCCGCATTTCGGAGGCCTATGGGAGGCGGGGGTTAAAAGTGTGAAACATCACCTTCGCCGCGTTCTCGGCGATCGCATGTTAACTTTCGAGGAGTTCACGACACTCCTCTGCGCGATCGAAGCCTGCTTGAACTCCCGCCCCCTTGCTCCGATCTCCGATACCCTCGACGAGTACGAAACCCTCACCCCCGGGCATTTTTTGGTAGGCTCCTCGCTCACGGTACCGCCTCAGCCTTCATACCTTGACCTCTGCGAAAACCGCCTTTCCCGCTGGCAGCTAGTTCGCCACGCAGCGGAACGTTTCTGGAGGTTATGGCAGGATGATTATATCAATACCCTCCAACAGCGAAGCAAGTGGCGAAAACCGTACCCTCCAATCTCCACGGGGCAACTAGTCCTAATTCGGAATCCCACACTCCCTCCGTGTAAGTGGGAGCTCGGTCGCGTAACTCAATTGCATTCCGGCGACGACGGTCACACCCGAGTAGTCACCGTCAAAACGGCAACGGCGACATTCAAGCGCCCGTTGGTAAAATTATGTCTTTTACCCGTTCAACGCGCAGCATCTGCGACGTAA